One window of Acidobacteriota bacterium genomic DNA carries:
- a CDS encoding dodecin domain-containing protein, whose amino-acid sequence MGKNKGKHDAVPTGHEKVFKRIEVAAVSTEGYQQAIDNAIAKASKTLHNLNWFEVAEMRGRIVNGKVVEYQVVMRLAFEID is encoded by the coding sequence ATGGGCAAGAACAAGGGCAAGCATGACGCCGTGCCGACGGGCCACGAAAAGGTGTTCAAGCGGATCGAGGTAGCGGCCGTCTCCACCGAGGGCTACCAGCAGGCCATCGACAACGCCATCGCCAAGGCCTCCAAGACGCTGCACAACCTGAACTGGTTCGAGGTGGCCGAGATGCGCGGCCGGATCGTCAACGGCAAGGTAGTGGAATACCAGGTGGTGATGCGACTGGCGTTCGAGATCGACTAG